Within the Hyalangium gracile genome, the region AGTGGAAAGCTCCAGAGGGAGCGCCACCCTCTGGCGAACCAGATCTCCACGCCTGGAACTGAACTGAACCAGTTCGTCACATGGCAACCAGCACGTTAAGTAGCGCGCATGCTCCAGCGTTTCTTCGAGTTCGCCGATGATGTGTACGTCCCTCATCGCTGGCATCTGGCGATGCCCAGAGACAGTCAGGACCGCAAGGTCGTGCACGGGCAGTTCTTCGAGGGAACCCCCGTCCACATCCAAGAGCGTTTGAGGGTTCCCGTGGAAATCCCGGGCCAGCCACTGGACTTCACAGAGGCCGGCATCAGTATCCCGGTGGTCCATGTCCGGGTCGCATCCCTGTTCTCACAGCGGGCGCCAGATGACGTGCAGCTGCTCCCCGTGGACGTGGACGGACACCCCGATCAGTACCTCATCCTCGTCGCCACACGCCTCATCCGCTGCATCGACGAGCAGTCCTCCAGAATCCGCCTGTGGACCCATGAGAATGGGGTGCCGCACAAGGTTGGACAGTACATGTCCGTACGGGACATGCGCATCGACAAGTCCAAGGTCGGCAGCGCCCAGGTGTTCCGATGCGAGGGCTGGGAGGGCCCTCTGATCGTCTCCGGTGACATCAAGTCCGCCCTGGAGGACCTGGGCGCCACCGGCACCCGCTTCACCGAAGTCTGATCCGAGGGCCCCCGCCGACAGCTTCCGGCGGCGGCTGTGCTCAGGCCTTGA harbors:
- a CDS encoding imm11 family protein is translated as MLQRFFEFADDVYVPHRWHLAMPRDSQDRKVVHGQFFEGTPVHIQERLRVPVEIPGQPLDFTEAGISIPVVHVRVASLFSQRAPDDVQLLPVDVDGHPDQYLILVATRLIRCIDEQSSRIRLWTHENGVPHKVGQYMSVRDMRIDKSKVGSAQVFRCEGWEGPLIVSGDIKSALEDLGATGTRFTEV